A region from the Anderseniella sp. Alg231-50 genome encodes:
- a CDS encoding MFS transporter, translating into MNFLLPLSPLLAAAGILLAGNGLQGTLIALRSAHEGFDPSLIGLMGTGYYAGFMLSCLFTARLIRAVGHIRVFSGLAAIAASASLTMVLWLDPVAWIGLRFISGFCFAGLFMVIESWLNASVDNAHRASTLSVYRLVDLAAVTGSQFLLPVFGAYGFAIFAIAAIMTCLSLVPISLMDRTAPKPPDEFRFSIASIWAVSPLACFGCITIGMTNSTFRLMGPIYASDIGFDTTGVATFMSAGIIGGAVLQLPLGWLSDRLDRRWVLIIATLGAAAAGFVLSYAAGTSHSMALTGIFMFGAFALPLYSLSAAHANDRAKRGQYVIVAAGLSFFFSLGAMIGPFVAAQVLLIFGPDFFFTYTSIVHLSLVAVTLWRMTVRRTPDMKAKKRYATLLRTSPVMYRLAHKAANKGQRKSD; encoded by the coding sequence ATGAATTTCCTGCTTCCCCTGTCTCCCCTGCTCGCCGCCGCCGGCATCCTGCTTGCCGGCAACGGATTGCAAGGCACGCTGATTGCCCTGCGTTCTGCTCACGAAGGGTTCGATCCGTCGCTGATCGGGCTCATGGGGACCGGCTATTATGCAGGGTTCATGTTGTCATGCCTGTTTACCGCAAGGCTGATCCGCGCAGTAGGCCATATTCGCGTGTTCTCCGGACTGGCCGCCATAGCGGCATCGGCATCGCTGACCATGGTTTTGTGGCTTGACCCCGTTGCGTGGATTGGCCTGCGCTTCATTTCCGGCTTCTGCTTTGCCGGCCTGTTCATGGTCATCGAGAGCTGGCTCAATGCGTCCGTTGACAATGCCCATCGCGCCAGCACCTTGTCGGTTTACAGGCTGGTGGACCTTGCGGCGGTTACCGGATCGCAGTTCCTGCTGCCGGTGTTCGGTGCGTACGGCTTCGCCATTTTCGCCATCGCGGCGATCATGACCTGCCTGTCGCTGGTACCGATATCCCTGATGGACAGGACCGCCCCGAAACCGCCTGACGAGTTCCGGTTTTCCATCGCCAGCATCTGGGCCGTGTCACCGCTGGCCTGTTTCGGCTGCATCACCATCGGCATGACCAATTCGACCTTCCGGCTGATGGGGCCGATCTATGCATCAGACATCGGTTTTGACACGACCGGCGTTGCTACTTTCATGAGTGCAGGCATCATTGGCGGGGCGGTTTTGCAGTTGCCGCTCGGCTGGCTGTCGGACCGGCTCGACCGGCGCTGGGTCCTGATCATTGCCACACTGGGCGCTGCTGCTGCAGGCTTCGTATTGTCCTATGCAGCCGGGACATCACATTCGATGGCCCTGACCGGCATCTTCATGTTCGGCGCCTTTGCCCTGCCGCTGTACTCCTTGTCGGCAGCGCATGCCAATGACCGGGCAAAACGGGGACAGTATGTCATCGTGGCCGCCGGGTTGAGTTTCTTCTTTTCGCTGGGCGCGATGATCGGGCCGTTTGTGGCCGCACAGGTGCTGTTAATCTTCGGACCGGACTTCTTCTTCACCTACACCAGCATCGTGCACCTGAGCCTGGTAGCCGTAACCCTGTGGAGAATGACAGTGCGCCGGACACCTGACATGAAGGCGAAAAAACGCTATGCGACGCTGCTCAGAACCTCTCCGGTGATGTATCGCCTGGCCCACAAGGCCGCCAACAAAGGCCAACGCAAGAGCGATTGA
- the aspS gene encoding aspartate--tRNA ligase, which translates to MHAYRSHSCAQLSKTNVGETARLSGWVHRVRDHGGLLFIDLRDHYGMTQVVADPDSPAFKTAEAVRGEWVIRVDGEVKARSEETVNTNLPTGEVEVFAREIEVLSKASELPLPVFGEPDYPEDIRLKYRFLDLRRETLHANIMKRSAIIAKMRAEMAGAGFNEFSTPILTASSPEGARDFLVPSRIHPGQFYALPQAPQQYKQLLMVSGFDKYFQIAPCFRDEDPRADRLPGEFYQLDLEMSFVTQDDVLSTVEPVMRNVFEAFADGKPVTESFPRIAYADAIRKYGSDKPDLRNPIEMQAVTEHFAGSGFKVFAGMIASDPKVEIWAIPAKTGGSRAFCDRMNSWAQGEGQPGLGYIFWRGEGENLEGAGPLAKNIGPERTDAIRTQMGLDDGDACFFVAGLPEKFASFAGAARDRAGAELKLIDEDRFELAWIVDFPFYEFNEEEKKVDFSHNPFSMPQGEMDALENQDPLTIKAYQYDLVCNGFEIASGGIRNHKPETMVKAFEIAGLPKDVVEERFGGLYRAFQYGAPPHGGMAAGVDRVVMLLCGTRNLREITLFPMNQQASDLLMGAPSEAEPRQLRELHVRLSLPKE; encoded by the coding sequence ATGCACGCCTATCGCAGCCATTCCTGCGCCCAGCTTTCCAAGACCAATGTAGGTGAAACCGCACGCCTTTCAGGCTGGGTTCACCGTGTGCGCGACCATGGCGGTTTGCTGTTCATCGACCTGCGCGACCACTACGGCATGACCCAGGTCGTGGCTGACCCGGACTCACCCGCCTTCAAGACTGCTGAAGCCGTGCGCGGTGAGTGGGTCATCCGTGTCGACGGAGAAGTCAAGGCGCGCTCGGAAGAAACCGTCAACACCAACCTGCCGACCGGAGAAGTGGAGGTGTTCGCACGCGAAATCGAGGTGCTGTCGAAAGCATCGGAGTTGCCGCTGCCGGTGTTCGGCGAGCCTGACTATCCCGAAGATATCCGGCTGAAATACCGTTTCCTCGACCTGCGCCGTGAGACGCTGCATGCCAACATCATGAAACGGTCAGCCATCATCGCCAAGATGCGGGCTGAAATGGCCGGTGCCGGCTTCAACGAGTTTTCGACGCCCATCCTGACTGCATCGTCGCCTGAGGGCGCGCGCGACTTCCTGGTGCCGAGCCGGATCCACCCGGGCCAGTTCTATGCGCTGCCGCAGGCGCCGCAGCAGTACAAGCAGTTGCTGATGGTGTCGGGTTTCGACAAGTACTTTCAGATTGCGCCGTGCTTCCGCGATGAAGACCCGCGCGCCGACCGGTTGCCCGGTGAGTTCTACCAGCTCGACCTTGAGATGAGCTTCGTGACCCAGGACGATGTACTGAGTACTGTTGAACCGGTGATGCGCAACGTGTTCGAGGCATTTGCCGACGGCAAGCCGGTGACCGAAAGCTTCCCGCGCATTGCCTATGCCGATGCCATCCGCAAGTATGGTTCCGACAAGCCGGACCTGCGCAACCCGATTGAAATGCAGGCGGTGACCGAACACTTTGCCGGCTCTGGTTTCAAGGTGTTTGCCGGCATGATCGCGTCTGATCCGAAGGTCGAAATCTGGGCGATCCCGGCAAAGACCGGCGGCTCGCGCGCCTTCTGCGACCGGATGAACTCGTGGGCGCAAGGCGAAGGCCAGCCCGGCCTGGGCTATATTTTCTGGCGCGGCGAAGGTGAAAACCTTGAAGGGGCGGGGCCGTTGGCCAAGAACATCGGACCAGAGCGGACTGATGCCATTCGCACCCAGATGGGCCTGGATGACGGTGATGCCTGTTTCTTTGTTGCCGGCCTGCCGGAAAAGTTTGCCAGCTTCGCAGGCGCTGCGCGTGACCGGGCAGGGGCGGAACTTAAGCTGATCGATGAAGACCGTTTCGAACTGGCCTGGATCGTCGACTTCCCGTTTTACGAATTCAATGAGGAAGAAAAGAAGGTCGATTTTTCGCACAACCCGTTCTCGATGCCGCAGGGCGAGATGGATGCGCTGGAGAACCAGGACCCGCTGACCATCAAGGCCTACCAGTATGACCTGGTGTGCAACGGTTTCGAGATCGCCTCGGGCGGTATCCGAAATCACAAGCCGGAGACCATGGTCAAGGCGTTCGAGATTGCCGGATTGCCAAAGGACGTGGTCGAGGAACGCTTCGGCGGCCTTTACCGGGCGTTCCAGTATGGCGCACCGCCCCATGGCGGCATGGCGGCTGGTGTCGACCGGGTTGTGATGCTGCTGTGCGGTACGCGAAACCTGCGCGAGATCACCCTGTTCCCGATGAACCAGCAGGCCTCCGACCTGCTCATGGGCGCGCCGTCCGAAGCAGAACCGCGCCAGTTGCGGGAACTGCATGTGCGGTTGTCCTTGCCGAAAGAGTGA
- a CDS encoding phosphate acyltransferase, with protein sequence MPRIVTDELRENALHYHRNPKPGKLEIKATKPLSNQRDLALAYSPGVAAACMEIHDKPAEAHSLTARGNMVAVITNGTAVLGLGDIGPLASKPVMEGKAVLFKKFADIDVFDLELDAKDSDLFVNTVAALEPTFGGINLEDIKAPECFIIEDELKQRMNIPVFHDDQHGTAIIVAAAIVNGLEIAGKKLEDSKIVTSGAGAAALACLNLVVGMGAKPENIWISDIDGVAYEGRDGINQWMAPYAKKTEARTLGDIIEGADVFLGLSAGGVLKPAMVEKMGDKPLIMALANPNPEIHPDEARKVKPDAMICTGRSDFPNQVNNVLCFPYIFRGALDVGATAINEEMKIAATHAIAALAHEAVSELAARAYEGGVSSFGTDSLIPNPFDQRLILRIAPAVAKAAMETGVATRPIEDFDAYVEHLTRFVFRSGMIMRPVFAAAKQNPKRIIYAEGEDERAMRAASLAKTDGWAIPILIGRPDVIERRAASFGLHLKAGKDVEVINPESDPRYLDYVNTLVEIAGRKGVPLNAARTLVRTNSTVIAALAIQRGDADAMICGLEGRFYSHLDHIRRIIGMGPRTGDFAAISGCILDRGVYFFADTYGNVERSPAEMAQLTRRVSGIIKRFGVEPKVALLANSSFGSAESAEIQLMRDTADLLHEQGTDFEFDGEMHGNTALNEDLRQRLFPGSTLTGEANVFMFPNSDAANLAYQLVMELGAGTPIGPILVGAAATAHVLVPAATTRSVVNVSAVAAVEVQARIDYANSITKA encoded by the coding sequence ATGCCACGCATTGTAACCGACGAGCTGCGCGAAAACGCGCTGCACTACCATCGCAACCCGAAACCGGGAAAACTGGAGATCAAGGCCACCAAACCCTTGTCCAACCAGCGCGATCTGGCGCTGGCCTATTCACCCGGTGTGGCGGCTGCGTGCATGGAGATTCATGACAAGCCCGCTGAAGCGCATTCGCTGACGGCGCGCGGCAATATGGTTGCGGTGATCACCAACGGCACCGCCGTTTTGGGGCTTGGCGATATCGGTCCGCTGGCGTCCAAGCCGGTGATGGAAGGCAAGGCGGTCCTGTTCAAGAAATTTGCCGACATCGACGTATTTGATCTGGAGCTTGATGCCAAGGATTCCGACCTCTTCGTGAATACTGTCGCGGCACTGGAACCGACCTTCGGGGGCATCAATCTGGAGGATATCAAGGCGCCGGAATGCTTCATTATCGAAGACGAGCTCAAGCAGCGCATGAACATACCGGTGTTTCACGACGACCAGCACGGCACGGCAATCATTGTCGCCGCTGCGATCGTAAACGGGCTGGAGATTGCCGGCAAGAAACTGGAAGACAGCAAGATTGTGACCTCCGGCGCAGGTGCTGCAGCGCTGGCCTGCCTCAACCTGGTTGTCGGCATGGGGGCAAAACCGGAAAACATCTGGATTTCAGACATTGACGGCGTGGCCTATGAAGGCCGCGACGGCATCAACCAGTGGATGGCGCCTTACGCCAAGAAGACCGAAGCCCGCACCCTCGGCGATATCATTGAAGGGGCTGACGTGTTCCTGGGGCTGTCCGCAGGCGGTGTACTGAAACCGGCGATGGTCGAAAAGATGGGCGACAAGCCGCTCATCATGGCGCTGGCCAATCCCAATCCGGAAATTCACCCCGATGAAGCCCGCAAGGTCAAACCTGATGCCATGATCTGCACCGGCCGGTCTGATTTCCCCAATCAGGTAAACAATGTTCTGTGCTTCCCGTATATCTTTCGCGGTGCCCTGGATGTCGGTGCGACGGCGATCAATGAGGAAATGAAGATTGCGGCAACCCATGCTATTGCCGCCCTTGCCCACGAAGCGGTTTCCGAGCTCGCCGCACGTGCCTATGAAGGTGGCGTCTCTTCGTTCGGCACAGACAGCCTGATTCCCAACCCGTTTGACCAGCGCCTGATATTGCGCATCGCACCTGCCGTTGCAAAGGCGGCCATGGAGACAGGCGTGGCGACAAGGCCGATTGAGGATTTCGACGCTTACGTCGAACACCTGACACGCTTCGTATTCCGCTCCGGCATGATCATGCGTCCGGTGTTTGCCGCTGCCAAGCAGAACCCCAAGCGCATCATCTACGCCGAAGGTGAAGATGAGCGTGCCATGCGTGCTGCATCCCTGGCCAAGACAGACGGCTGGGCCATTCCGATCCTGATTGGCCGGCCTGACGTGATCGAGCGCAGGGCTGCCTCTTTCGGGCTTCATCTCAAGGCCGGAAAGGATGTCGAGGTCATCAACCCGGAATCGGACCCGCGCTATCTGGATTACGTCAACACATTGGTTGAAATCGCCGGCCGCAAGGGCGTACCGCTGAATGCCGCCAGGACACTGGTGCGGACCAATTCAACCGTGATCGCGGCACTCGCCATTCAGCGCGGCGACGCCGACGCGATGATCTGTGGACTCGAAGGACGGTTTTACAGCCATCTCGACCACATCCGCCGGATTATCGGCATGGGACCACGGACCGGTGATTTTGCTGCCATATCGGGCTGCATTCTGGATCGCGGCGTCTACTTCTTTGCCGATACCTACGGCAATGTCGAGCGCTCGCCCGCGGAGATGGCGCAACTGACCCGGCGGGTGTCAGGCATCATCAAGCGCTTTGGCGTCGAGCCCAAAGTGGCCTTGTTGGCCAATTCCAGCTTTGGCTCCGCCGAGTCGGCAGAGATCCAGCTGATGCGTGACACTGCCGACCTGCTGCATGAGCAGGGCACCGACTTTGAGTTTGATGGCGAGATGCATGGCAACACGGCGCTGAACGAAGATTTGCGCCAGCGGCTGTTCCCGGGATCCACCCTGACAGGCGAGGCCAATGTGTTCATGTTCCCGAACTCCGACGCGGCCAACCTGGCTTACCAGCTGGTCATGGAGCTCGGCGCCGGCACACCGATCGGCCCGATCCTGGTGGGCGCCGCGGCAACCGCCCATGTGCTGGTGCCGGCCGCCACCACCAGGTCGGTGGTCAATGTATCGGCTGTTGCCGCGGTGGAAGTGCAGGCGCGTATCGACTACGCCAACTCCATCACGAAGGCGTAG